AGCCGGGGCAGCGACGCGACTACTTCCGCAACCGTCCCGGCGCCTGGGCCGAAGTGACCAAGCGGCGCATGGCCGCCGTCGTCGCCTTTAGGCAACTCGCCGAGAAGGGCCTGCGCGTCGTCGGCAGCGACGATCTCGAGGTGCGGCGCGGTCTGGAAGAGATGCGCGACTTCTTCAGCTATTGGGAAGAGGAGTTTCCCAGCATCTTCGAGCGCTGGAAAGCGTCGCGGGCGGACGGTGCCGACCCCGGTGAAGGGTAGAGACGGGAGGTTGCAGCGTGGACACGGTCATTCACACCGAAAACCTGGGCAAGCGCTACCCCAAGGGCTGGGGCGTAAGGGACATCAACCTCGAGGTTAAGAGGGGCGAAGTGTACGGCTTTCTCGGCCCCAACGGCGCGGGCAAGACGACCACGGTCCGCACCATCCTCGACTTCTTGCGCCCCAGCAGCGGCCGCGCCAGCGTCTTCGGCCTCGACAGCCGCAGGGACTCCGTCGCCATCCGCGCGCGGGTCGGCAACCTGCCCACCGAGTTTACCCTGGACGACATGGTGGGCGAGGACCTGCTGGCCTTGTTCGCGAGGCTGCGCGGCGTCAGGGACCTCTCCTACGCCCGCGAGCTAGCGGAGCGCTTGGGTGCTCAGCTGGACCGCCCCATGCGCCGCCTCTCGCGCGGCAACAAGCAGAAGATCGGCCTCCTGCTGGCCATGTTCCACCGTCCGCCGCTGCTCATGTTGGACGAGCCCACGGGCGGACTCGACCCGCTGGTGCAGGAGGAGTTCTTGAGCATCCTCCGCGAGGTCAAGGGCGAGGGGCGGACGGTGTTCTTCTCCTCGCACGTCCTGAGCGAGGTCGAGCGCGTCTGCGACCGGGTAGGCGTCATCCGCGGGGGCAGGCTGGTCGCGGTCGAGACGACGGCCGAACTGCTGAGCCGGCAGTTTCGGCGCGTGACCTTGACCTTCGCCGCGCCCGTCGACCCCGCGCCCTTCGCGGCGCACGCGGGCATCCGCGACCTCAGCGCCGACGGCCCCAGCCTGCGCTTCATCCTGCATGACGGCCTGGGCGGCATGGTCAAGCTGGCGGCGCGGCACGACCTCGTGGACATGGCGCTGACGCGGCCGAGCCTCGAGGAGGTCTTTCTCAGCTACTATGGAGAACAGGCATGAGCACGCGAAACCCAGGCAAGCTTCCGCTCCCGCAAGGCGCGGCCCCCAAGACGGGCGCGGCCTTCTTGGCGCTCGCGGGCTACCTCGCGCGCGCCCAGGTCCGCCCCGCGCTGCTGTGGGGCCTGGCGCTCGGCGCCTTGAGCGCTTTGACCGTGGTGATCTTTCCCACCGTCCGCGACAGCATGGACCTGAGCGCCTACTTGGAGGGCTTTCCTCCTGAGATGATCGCGCTCTTCGGCCTGGAGGCGGAGACCGCTCTCGATACCGCCGAGGGTTGGCTGGCCACGCAGATCTTCAACATGTGGGCGCCCCTCGCGCTCACCTTCTACCCCATCCTGCTCGGGGCGAACGCCATTGCCGGCGCGGAGGAGCGGGGCAGGCTCGACATGCTCTTGAGCAACCCGCTGCCCCGCTGGGGACTGGTCATGGGCAGCGCCGTCGCCATGCTCTTCGGCCTGCTCCTCAGCCTCCTCGTCCTGGGGCTCATGACCTGGCTGCCCGCTAAGCTGGTGGGGCTCGAGCTCTCCCTCGCCGCCACCGCGGCCGCCGTCCTCAACCTCCTGCCCCTGGGTCTCTTCTTCGGCGCCTTGGCGCTTCTTCTCTCCGCGCTGCTGAGGCGCGCCGTCCTAGCGGTTGCCCTGCCCGCGGCGCTGCTCGTGGTCATGTACTTCGGCAACGCGCTCGCGGGCCTTAGTGAAGCTCTGGGGCCCGCCCGTCCTCTCAGCCTCTTTCACTACTACGGCTCGGCCATCGAGGAGGGCCTCTCCTGGCCCAGCTTCGGCCTCATCCTGCTGCTGGCCCTGACGCTCGCGCTGCTGGCCGTTGCCGCCTTCAACCGGCGCGACATCTACAGCTGAGCCGCCCAGCGTCCGTACCCCCAAACCACCTCGAGCAGTTTCCAACCCGAGCGCTTGCCGGTCACGCTCCCGTCACGGAGCGCCACCAAGCTTGTCCTGGGCCAAAGCGTCTGCGCGGGAGCCGCGCCGCATAGCGTTCGCGTAACGCTCGCATAACGCTCGACCCACTATGCTCGGCCCGATGGGGATACGAACATGCGTCACGAATGGAGAGGGACTATGACAGCTGTCTGGATCTATTCCACTAGCCGCC
This Deinococcota bacterium DNA region includes the following protein-coding sequences:
- a CDS encoding MarR family transcriptional regulator — translated: MLLPSLSPAKRQYIEEVGLLLEALGLPRMAGRVLGALLVAEPPEQSAEDLALGLQASRGSISTSTRLLEQTGIIERVSKPGQRRDYFRNRPGAWAEVTKRRMAAVVAFRQLAEKGLRVVGSDDLEVRRGLEEMRDFFSYWEEEFPSIFERWKASRADGADPGEG
- a CDS encoding ABC transporter ATP-binding protein; amino-acid sequence: MDTVIHTENLGKRYPKGWGVRDINLEVKRGEVYGFLGPNGAGKTTTVRTILDFLRPSSGRASVFGLDSRRDSVAIRARVGNLPTEFTLDDMVGEDLLALFARLRGVRDLSYARELAERLGAQLDRPMRRLSRGNKQKIGLLLAMFHRPPLLMLDEPTGGLDPLVQEEFLSILREVKGEGRTVFFSSHVLSEVERVCDRVGVIRGGRLVAVETTAELLSRQFRRVTLTFAAPVDPAPFAAHAGIRDLSADGPSLRFILHDGLGGMVKLAARHDLVDMALTRPSLEEVFLSYYGEQA
- a CDS encoding ABC transporter permease subunit, which translates into the protein MSTRNPGKLPLPQGAAPKTGAAFLALAGYLARAQVRPALLWGLALGALSALTVVIFPTVRDSMDLSAYLEGFPPEMIALFGLEAETALDTAEGWLATQIFNMWAPLALTFYPILLGANAIAGAEERGRLDMLLSNPLPRWGLVMGSAVAMLFGLLLSLLVLGLMTWLPAKLVGLELSLAATAAAVLNLLPLGLFFGALALLLSALLRRAVLAVALPAALLVVMYFGNALAGLSEALGPARPLSLFHYYGSAIEEGLSWPSFGLILLLALTLALLAVAAFNRRDIYS